Proteins co-encoded in one Sulfurimonas sp. HSL1-2 genomic window:
- a CDS encoding phosphoesterase — MTIYHLSHIDLDGYSCQLVMQHTPHTMHFYNANYGEEVPERLRQIVEALEHEREAMILVTDLNLTPDESRWLDGEVKRFNETGKKITLQLLDHHGSGKESAARYGWYLLDTDRSATKITYEFAKEQGWLQEEPAWMEAYVAVVNAVDLWLQHEAENFEYGKVLMRLVSETRELGRTLFAEQDRAYKLSLLTEAAAMIDLPDAPIVLDEKIHLMKKGFFREEENNTLDNLVTKYIVSLMGAKRKEMTIYYKGYRGFLSYAVGNTSIIGNGFLVTYPEYDFIVDISPRGTMSLRANNQVDVSLIAKEWAGGGGHPNASGGRIQGFKEQFRYDKVKAQIESLIAKRESVSGKLPQKSE; from the coding sequence CCATATCGACCTCGACGGCTACAGCTGCCAGCTTGTCATGCAGCATACGCCCCATACCATGCATTTTTACAACGCCAACTACGGCGAAGAGGTCCCCGAACGCCTGCGGCAGATCGTCGAGGCGCTTGAACACGAACGCGAAGCGATGATCCTCGTCACCGACCTGAACCTGACCCCCGACGAGTCCCGCTGGCTCGACGGCGAAGTCAAACGGTTCAACGAAACAGGCAAAAAGATCACCCTGCAGCTGCTCGACCACCACGGCAGCGGCAAGGAGAGCGCGGCGCGCTACGGCTGGTACCTCCTCGATACCGACCGCAGTGCCACGAAGATCACCTATGAATTCGCCAAAGAACAGGGGTGGCTGCAGGAGGAGCCTGCGTGGATGGAGGCTTATGTCGCCGTCGTCAACGCCGTCGACCTCTGGCTGCAGCATGAAGCGGAGAACTTCGAATACGGCAAGGTGCTCATGCGACTCGTCAGCGAGACCCGCGAACTGGGCCGGACCCTCTTCGCCGAACAGGACCGCGCCTACAAGCTGAGCCTGCTCACGGAAGCCGCCGCGATGATCGATCTGCCTGACGCGCCGATCGTGCTGGACGAGAAAATTCACCTGATGAAAAAAGGGTTTTTCCGCGAAGAGGAGAACAACACCCTTGACAACCTGGTGACGAAGTACATCGTCTCCCTGATGGGGGCGAAGCGCAAAGAGATGACGATCTACTACAAAGGGTACCGCGGCTTTTTAAGCTATGCCGTCGGCAACACCTCCATCATCGGCAACGGCTTCCTCGTCACCTACCCCGAATATGACTTCATTGTCGACATCAGTCCCCGCGGGACGATGAGCCTGCGCGCCAACAACCAGGTCGACGTCTCCCTCATCGCCAAGGAGTGGGCGGGCGGCGGCGGACACCCCAACGCCTCCGGGGGCCGTATCCAGGGCTTCAAAGAGCAGTTCCGCTACGACAAGGTCAAAGCGCAGATCGAATCACTGATCGCCAAGCGCGAATCCGTCTCCGGAAAACTGCCGCAAAAAAGCGAATAG
- a CDS encoding N-acetylmuramoyl-L-alanine amidase, whose amino-acid sequence MTLKRLCLIATAAVLLGTSLNAMTVSEAEAALHSKKQSEIFQAYDTFKAAYMDATIEGDTAKKRRALEGIVASGSALHIDVSDYSRKLKTLPAPEPKAAPAPAAAPEPAAEMPKVKTPSVKGQNRLEEVEWDHGNLVFRFEKTLSNKDVNFFKLKKSGKHGYRYVLDIHAVLDESHTLTHRDLKRISLTQYKPQTIRLVLESSKALPVRFAKAEKTLTVRAGLSGVTSPKRVPVASPGQARNKERVIVIDPGHGGKDGGAVGHNRYKEKEIVLSLAAKTASRLRERGYTVYMTRSNDKFIKLRNRTGYANKKKADLFISLHANAVPKSKAHKAYGIETYFLSPSRSKRATNAAALENKAEVEDMDFYGKSTFLNVLNSEKIVASHKLAIDLQSSVLSSLRARYKEVKDAGVREGPFWVLVGAQMPAVLVEIGFITHPKEAVRIHSNTYQDYFARGLAEGVERYFAKNR is encoded by the coding sequence ATGACGCTGAAGCGGCTCTGCCTGATCGCCACCGCTGCCGTACTGCTTGGTACGTCCCTCAACGCGATGACCGTCTCCGAGGCGGAAGCCGCGCTCCACTCCAAAAAACAGTCCGAAATCTTCCAGGCGTACGATACCTTTAAAGCTGCCTATATGGACGCAACGATCGAAGGCGACACGGCCAAGAAACGCCGTGCGCTCGAAGGGATCGTCGCGAGCGGCAGCGCGCTGCATATCGACGTCAGCGACTACAGCAGAAAGCTCAAGACCCTGCCCGCGCCGGAACCCAAAGCCGCGCCTGCCCCGGCGGCAGCGCCGGAACCTGCGGCTGAAATGCCAAAGGTGAAAACGCCGAGCGTGAAGGGGCAGAACCGGCTGGAAGAGGTCGAATGGGACCACGGCAACCTGGTGTTCCGTTTCGAAAAGACGCTTTCGAACAAAGATGTCAACTTCTTCAAGCTGAAAAAGAGCGGGAAGCACGGCTACCGCTACGTCCTTGATATCCATGCGGTGCTGGACGAGTCCCATACGCTGACGCACCGCGACCTCAAGCGCATCAGCCTGACACAGTACAAACCGCAGACCATCCGCCTGGTCCTGGAAAGTTCCAAGGCGCTGCCGGTGCGCTTTGCAAAAGCGGAGAAGACGCTGACGGTACGTGCCGGGCTCTCCGGAGTGACGTCGCCAAAGCGCGTGCCCGTGGCAAGCCCGGGCCAGGCCCGCAACAAAGAGCGGGTGATCGTGATCGACCCGGGCCACGGGGGCAAAGACGGCGGGGCCGTCGGGCACAACCGTTACAAGGAAAAAGAGATCGTCCTCTCCCTGGCGGCGAAGACGGCCTCACGCCTGCGCGAACGCGGCTACACCGTCTACATGACCCGCAGCAACGACAAGTTCATCAAACTGCGCAACCGTACGGGCTACGCCAACAAGAAGAAAGCGGATCTTTTCATCTCCCTGCACGCCAATGCCGTGCCCAAAAGCAAGGCGCACAAAGCGTACGGCATCGAGACCTACTTTCTCTCCCCGTCGCGTTCCAAGCGGGCGACGAACGCCGCGGCCCTGGAGAACAAGGCGGAAGTCGAGGATATGGACTTTTACGGCAAGAGCACCTTCCTGAACGTCCTCAACTCCGAAAAGATCGTCGCGTCGCACAAACTGGCGATCGACCTGCAGTCAAGCGTGCTTTCGTCGCTGCGGGCCCGCTACAAAGAGGTGAAGGACGCGGGGGTCAGAGAAGGCCCGTTCTGGGTCCTGGTCGGCGCACAGATGCCGGCGGTCCTCGTCGAAATCGGCTTTATTACCCACCCCAAAGAGGCGGTGCGGATTCACAGCAATACGTATCAGGATTATTTTGCCAGGGGCCTGGCGGAGGGTGTGGAACGCTATTTCGCGAAAAACCGCTAG
- a CDS encoding nitronate monooxygenase, with product MSFKPLKIGKYTLEKPIVQGGMGVGISWDRLAGTVSKEGGLGVISAVGTGYYEQKEHAHKLVSGRPLDVENFYSKEGLTAIVNNARKICGDAPLAANVLYAINDYGRVVRDACEAGIDIIITGAGLPTNMPEFTEGYPDVALVPIVSSPKALKIICKRWEKRYNRLPDAVILEGPKSGGHQGFTYEQCSMEEHQLENLVKPVVEEAAAWGDIPVIAAGGIWDKKDIEEMMELGAAGVQMGTRFIGTYECDAHPNFKKVLLEAKEEDIHLMKSPVGYPARGVRTNLSSLIETRTGPAIKCISNCVAPCERGVEAKAVGFCIADRLSDAYEGNIELGLFFSGTNGYRINELISVADLMKKLTEGE from the coding sequence ATGAGTTTCAAACCGCTGAAAATCGGTAAATACACGCTTGAAAAACCGATCGTTCAGGGCGGGATGGGCGTCGGCATCAGCTGGGACCGCCTGGCCGGGACCGTCTCCAAAGAGGGCGGACTCGGTGTCATCAGCGCCGTCGGGACCGGCTACTACGAGCAGAAAGAGCATGCGCACAAACTGGTCTCCGGCCGCCCGCTGGACGTGGAGAATTTCTACTCCAAAGAGGGGCTGACCGCCATCGTCAACAACGCACGCAAGATCTGCGGCGACGCCCCGCTGGCGGCAAACGTCCTCTACGCCATCAACGACTACGGCCGTGTCGTGCGCGATGCCTGCGAAGCGGGAATCGACATCATCATCACCGGGGCGGGACTGCCGACGAACATGCCGGAGTTCACAGAGGGGTATCCCGACGTTGCCCTGGTGCCGATCGTTTCCTCGCCCAAAGCGCTCAAGATCATCTGCAAACGCTGGGAAAAGCGTTACAACCGCCTGCCGGATGCCGTGATCCTCGAAGGGCCCAAAAGCGGCGGGCACCAGGGCTTTACCTATGAACAGTGTTCCATGGAGGAGCACCAGCTCGAGAACCTTGTCAAGCCTGTCGTCGAGGAGGCGGCGGCCTGGGGCGATATCCCGGTTATTGCCGCCGGCGGCATCTGGGACAAGAAGGACATTGAGGAGATGATGGAACTGGGTGCTGCCGGGGTACAGATGGGTACCCGTTTTATCGGTACCTACGAATGCGACGCTCATCCGAACTTCAAAAAGGTTCTGCTCGAAGCAAAAGAGGAGGATATCCACCTCATGAAGTCCCCGGTCGGCTACCCCGCCCGCGGAGTGCGTACGAACCTGAGCAGCCTGATCGAGACCCGCACGGGGCCGGCGATCAAGTGTATCTCGAACTGCGTCGCGCCCTGCGAACGCGGGGTCGAGGCGAAAGCGGTGGGCTTCTGTATCGCCGACCGCCTCAGCGATGCCTACGAGGGGAATATCGAGCTTGGCCTCTTCTTCTCCGGCACGAACGGCTACCGGATCAACGAGCTCATCAGCGTGGCCGACCTGATGAAGAAGCTGACCGAAGGCGAATAG
- the tyrS gene encoding tyrosine--tRNA ligase — protein sequence MTVTEALAEIRRGTAEIIDEARIEALVKGALDEGKTFSVKAGFDPTAPDLHLGHTVLLNKLAAFQRIGGRVQFIIGDFTAQIGDPTGKSETRKKLLPEQIAENAKSYKEQVFKILDPEKTDVLFNADWINPIGAAGMLELTTLMNVARMLERDDFEKRYKGGTPISISEFIYPLLQGFDSVHLDSDIEIGGTDQKFNLLMGRHLQRAYEKGKEQAVLMMPILEGLDGVQKMSKSLNNYIGVAEAPGEMFGKVLSISDELMWRYYELLSHKSLAEIARLKADVEQGAAHPKKVKEALAMEIVERFHSAADAEAAKAEFDRVHAKSELPSDMPEFELDGPVWIAKALQDCGLEASTSQARRDLKQGAVKMDQEKVDDEQLQLEAGEYILQVGKRKFARVKVK from the coding sequence ATGACAGTAACAGAAGCATTGGCTGAAATCCGCCGCGGTACGGCCGAAATCATCGACGAAGCGCGTATCGAGGCGCTGGTAAAAGGGGCCCTCGACGAGGGGAAAACCTTCAGCGTCAAAGCCGGGTTCGACCCGACGGCGCCGGACCTGCACCTGGGCCATACGGTCCTGCTCAACAAGCTGGCCGCTTTCCAGCGCATCGGCGGACGCGTGCAGTTCATCATCGGTGACTTCACGGCACAGATCGGTGACCCGACCGGCAAAAGCGAGACGCGCAAGAAGCTGCTGCCCGAGCAGATCGCGGAAAATGCCAAAAGTTACAAAGAGCAGGTCTTCAAGATCCTCGATCCGGAAAAAACGGACGTTCTCTTCAACGCCGACTGGATCAACCCTATCGGTGCGGCGGGGATGCTCGAGCTCACGACCCTGATGAACGTCGCACGAATGCTGGAGCGCGACGATTTCGAGAAGCGCTACAAGGGCGGTACGCCCATCTCCATCAGCGAGTTCATCTACCCGCTGCTCCAGGGCTTTGACAGCGTCCACCTCGACAGCGACATCGAGATCGGGGGAACGGACCAGAAGTTCAACCTCCTCATGGGGCGCCACCTGCAGCGCGCCTACGAGAAGGGCAAGGAGCAGGCGGTCCTGATGATGCCTATTCTCGAAGGCCTCGACGGCGTTCAGAAGATGAGCAAGAGCCTCAACAACTACATCGGTGTGGCCGAAGCGCCGGGAGAGATGTTCGGGAAGGTACTCAGTATCTCGGACGAGCTGATGTGGCGCTACTACGAGCTGCTCAGCCACAAGAGCCTTGCCGAGATCGCCCGGCTCAAAGCGGACGTCGAGCAGGGCGCAGCCCACCCGAAAAAGGTCAAAGAGGCGCTGGCTATGGAGATCGTAGAGCGCTTCCACAGCGCTGCTGACGCCGAAGCGGCGAAGGCGGAGTTCGACCGGGTCCATGCCAAGAGCGAACTGCCGAGCGACATGCCCGAATTCGAGCTTGACGGCCCGGTATGGATCGCCAAAGCCTTGCAGGATTGCGGCCTTGAAGCATCTACATCGCAGGCCCGTCGCGACCTTAAGCAAGGAGCCGTTAAAATGGATCAAGAAAAAGTGGATGACGAACAGCTTCAGCTGGAAGCGGGCGAGTACATCCTTCAGGTGGGCAAACGCAAGTTTGCCCGCGTAAAGGTGAAATAG
- a CDS encoding RelA/SpoT family protein produces MANNFDINQIRSIRDIESATALLHENIAFDELIEDALLFSKDAHAHQTRKSGEPYVVHPILVSALVASITGDRAMVIAALLHDVVEDTPNTIEIVEMRYGSDVAHLVHGLTKIDLIRDKELIPSHSDEKLVVSALTFRKMLLASIKDIRVLVVKLCDRLHNMLTLDSLPPAKQRRIAEETLVVYAPIAHRLGISYIKNFLEDLSFSYVFSDEKQRIDDYLKTNYHDIELRLNGFRQKIAKLMERHGIMPGSYEILSRIKHDYSIYLKMQRKGISIDEVLDLLAIRVLVNDPTQCYSVLGLVHLHFQPLTSRFKDYIAIPKENGYQTLHTTVFDDTSIIEVQIRTFEMHKTAELGVAAHWKYKSGGNNINLDWLQNLQYQEESIEDFYELAKTDLYSEDISVFSPKGKPYTLPRGATALDFAYAVHTEIGDRAESCLVNKESKSLLAELHNGDIVRIMTSEEKQLRCSWMDAVKTSRAKQHIRINCRHRIRDIDSRSGLLIMRGVMQLNVTRIREWLREHNRLQNAWMIARDVDYLREVLHHYLKALRSHKKFGAFLATHRFKLKLYRFGSIELFSNHTISDVVFDFCCHPKAGDEIVGFVSNGKAHIHHKMCQHAATLIEDEEPMLFVRWKQESIFHYHMIVSMHNAKGALADFLTFLAKLGAEIVSIELGKERQEHQQLCELEFQSSEADINRLRAKIEQKIHIIQFIRTDDAYRSV; encoded by the coding sequence CACGAAAACATCGCCTTTGACGAACTGATCGAAGATGCGCTGCTTTTTTCCAAAGACGCCCATGCGCACCAGACGCGCAAGAGCGGCGAACCCTACGTCGTCCACCCCATCCTCGTTTCTGCGCTGGTAGCTTCCATCACCGGGGACCGCGCCATGGTCATCGCCGCGCTCCTGCACGACGTCGTCGAGGATACGCCCAATACCATTGAGATCGTGGAGATGCGCTACGGCTCCGACGTGGCCCATCTGGTGCACGGGCTGACCAAGATCGACCTGATCCGTGACAAGGAGCTCATCCCCTCGCACTCGGACGAAAAGCTTGTCGTCTCGGCGCTGACGTTTAGAAAGATGCTGCTCGCCTCCATCAAGGATATCCGCGTCCTGGTCGTCAAGCTCTGCGACCGGCTGCACAATATGCTGACCCTCGACTCGCTGCCGCCGGCCAAACAGCGCCGTATCGCCGAGGAGACCCTGGTCGTCTACGCACCGATCGCCCACCGCCTCGGTATCTCCTATATCAAGAACTTCCTCGAGGACCTGAGTTTCTCCTACGTCTTTTCGGATGAGAAGCAGCGTATCGACGACTACCTGAAGACGAACTACCACGACATCGAACTGCGCCTCAACGGCTTCCGCCAGAAGATCGCCAAGCTGATGGAACGCCACGGGATCATGCCCGGCAGCTACGAGATCCTCAGCCGGATCAAGCACGACTACTCCATCTACCTCAAAATGCAGCGCAAGGGGATCAGCATCGACGAGGTCCTGGACCTGCTGGCCATCAGGGTGCTCGTGAACGACCCGACCCAGTGCTACAGCGTGCTCGGGCTCGTGCACCTGCATTTCCAGCCGCTCACCTCGCGTTTCAAGGACTACATCGCGATCCCGAAGGAGAACGGCTACCAGACCCTGCATACGACGGTGTTCGACGACACCTCCATCATCGAGGTGCAGATCCGTACCTTCGAGATGCACAAGACGGCGGAGCTGGGGGTCGCGGCCCACTGGAAGTACAAGAGCGGCGGCAACAACATCAACCTCGACTGGCTGCAGAACCTCCAGTACCAGGAGGAGTCGATCGAGGACTTCTACGAGCTGGCGAAAACCGACCTCTACAGCGAGGATATCAGCGTCTTCTCCCCCAAAGGGAAACCCTATACGCTCCCGCGCGGGGCAACGGCGCTCGACTTCGCCTATGCCGTCCATACCGAGATCGGCGACCGTGCCGAATCGTGCCTCGTGAACAAAGAGAGCAAGAGCCTGCTGGCCGAGTTGCATAACGGCGACATCGTTCGGATCATGACCAGTGAGGAGAAGCAGCTGCGCTGCAGCTGGATGGATGCCGTCAAGACCTCCCGGGCGAAACAGCATATCCGCATCAACTGCCGCCACCGCATCCGCGACATCGACAGCCGGAGCGGCCTGCTGATCATGCGCGGTGTCATGCAGCTCAACGTGACCCGTATCCGGGAGTGGCTGCGCGAACACAACCGTCTGCAGAATGCCTGGATGATCGCCCGGGACGTCGACTATCTCAGAGAGGTGCTGCACCACTACCTCAAGGCCCTGCGTTCGCACAAGAAGTTCGGTGCCTTCCTGGCGACGCATCGCTTCAAGCTCAAGCTCTACCGGTTCGGTTCGATCGAGCTCTTCTCGAACCACACGATCTCCGACGTCGTTTTCGATTTCTGCTGCCACCCCAAGGCCGGGGATGAGATCGTCGGTTTCGTCAGCAACGGCAAGGCACATATCCACCACAAGATGTGCCAGCACGCCGCAACGCTGATCGAGGATGAGGAGCCGATGCTTTTCGTGCGCTGGAAGCAGGAGAGCATCTTCCACTACCACATGATCGTCAGCATGCACAACGCCAAGGGGGCGCTGGCGGATTTCCTCACCTTCCTGGCGAAGCTGGGGGCGGAGATCGTCAGCATCGAACTGGGCAAAGAGCGGCAGGAACACCAGCAGCTGTGCGAGCTGGAGTTCCAGAGTTCGGAAGCGGATATTAACCGCCTCCGCGCTAAAATTGAACAAAAAATTCATATCATACAGTTTATTCGAACGGACGATGCGTATCGCTCCGTGTGA